ACCTGCCGTCGAGGATGAAGATCATGCCCCCGCCGCTGACTGCTTCGTAGCGATGTAGTGAAGACTTTCAGGGCGCTGCCCTTGATAATAAAGCACTTACGTCGCCAACTGCGGAAGTTGGGCTAGCTTTCTCGAAGAATCTCCTGAAGGCGGGCAATGAGGGGCGGAAGATCTTGTCTTATGATCGCCCAGAGGATGTCAAAGTTGACTGCATCATAACCGTGAGCAAGACGACTGTCGGATCATGCCGCGTCATACACTACTTCCGCCTCTTGCGCCACTTCATCCCGAAAGTATTTGCTGAGGAACCCGGTAGTATTCAGATCGACTTTTCTGCCGAGGATTTCGGAAAGCTCATCCTGCAAATCAAAGAAGGTCAGCCCCACGCGGATACCTGGCTCAAACTCCACCA
The genomic region above belongs to Planctomycetaceae bacterium and contains:
- a CDS encoding nucleotidyltransferase family protein, which translates into the protein MVQIDIPREALQAFCRRNHIRRLALFGSVLRDDFRADSDVDVLVEFEPGIRVGLTFFDLQDELSEILGRKVDLNTTGFLSKYFRDEVAQEAEVVYDAA